CAGAGTGGTGGGGTATGCCTTATAAGGAAGACAATCCGAATGTAGTCGGCCCAGCAGAGCTTAGTCACGGGGTCTCGAGCCAAGTCTCACTGGTTGTCACTGCTGCAGCACCTACAGTACAAACATGCAGATTACACTACAACTCGCTGATACGCAACAACGACAACACTGCAAGGATGAGATTAGCTGCAAAGAAACCTCCATCCCAGTCCTGTAACCGTTAAGACATCTCAGCCACAGTGTTGCTACCTCCTTTAAAATTTCCCCATTAGATTATGTAACCACAGCAGTGAGAGTGTTTCCATGTTTGAAAGCAAAGAGTTTTTGGATGAGGCTTCtctattaaaagtaaaacttttCCGCATGTTATGATGATACAATTCCTGGGATGAACCTAAAAACTGTAACTCATGACTGCTCCGAgattcaaaaaaatgtttgctgtgttttgagTAGAAGaattttgttttggggttttttgtatgGAAAGTCTGATGTGTGTCAGTGCACTGttactgctctctctctcaagcaGACAAAAATAGTATGAGCATAGAAAGACAATTGCAAatatttggatttttaaaacatctgagAGATTGATACTGCACAGACACCGTCAGCACAGCATCTACTGTAAATCTGAAAAACATCAGAGACTCACGTAAAAGGCAAGGGATCTGAAGATAGAATGATAGGAGTCTGTCTGAATTTAGAGCCAGATAGTTTCGGTCAATGTCAATCCCCTTCTGTGAATATGAACGCTTAATGTAAATGCTGAACGCTCAAAGTTGTATTCTAAGTTTCGTTATGATGTGCGAGCCCGTGGTGAGTTACGTGACCTCACATATGACAGGCCACAAACACATGCACTGATAAAAGTCAACCTAAACCAAGCGTAAACATTCTTCCGCAATCCAAGTTACGAAATTGAGTGGAAAAAGTCCCCCTGTATACCATGAACTTATAGGAAATGTTACAATTTAGCTTAAGTGTATCTTCACTGCGTCCTCTACACCTCAAGCGGTGTAGCAATAATCCATGCTCTGCACTGTCAATTATGTCACCTCTTGTCTCAGTTATTAACAGAATTTGTGTTTGGCATCCAACAAACCTCATATCCTCATTGtatgatataaaaacatgcaCAGCTGGTGACACACAGCATAGAAACATTTAGCGGCATCTACTGAATGCCTGGCCCAAACCTGACCCTGACATTCCTCAGTTGTATCCTTTGGAAAATCTGACTGTGAAATGTAATTACTGTCTGTAGAAAGACCACCTGCAGGAATGGGAGAACAATACTCCAAGgtgaagcagagaggaggggcTGCAGCGGAAGTGTCCGGTGACTTTCCTTTGCTCTCGCTGCTTGGCTATCTTCCACTCTtgtcctctttgttttttttaaaggattttccTGCATGTAGTGCTCGGAGATAATGACCTTTTACCGGTATTAACCGGCCAAATGAGACCCCAGAGAGGCTCTTACATTCAAGAAAAACAGAAGCCCAGTGGAAGTCTAGCCCCTTTGTTCCactttctgcttgtttttttatttaattttctatGTTTAAAGTAAAACAGAAGGGGCCTCTTTCATAAATGTATCTTTGAAACTGTAGAGAGTACAGCTGGTGGGCTGTAGCGCACTGATTTCACACTGCTTTGTGTTTCTTGATATTTATCATCAGTCTGCACTACGATGTTTGCCATCACAGTAGGGttgacatgtacacacactttcCTAGTTGCATTGGTTTTAACCCCGTCTAATGATTTAGAGCTGTGTGTACGATAGATACATCATAATACACTATCTCACTGTCTCATAATACAAGAGTCTACTCTGTCTGTTTATCATTTGGATTCTTTAAATGTCTTCCTTGTTTAATCTTGGCAAAGCTCTCTGAAACTGTTCTtactttgtgtgtttacagggtTGTTTTGTGGATGTGGTCACTAAGTCTTGAGTCATTTGTCTAGAGAATTTAACATTTTGCCCCTCCTCATAAATGGATTCTATTTTGTAATATCTTATGTGGCAATTATTGTAATGTTGAGCGCCAGATGTTAACCAGATTGTTAATTCTAAGTGGATACATGTAGTTGAATCATATGAAATGGAAAGAGGTCTTTTGTGCCCCCTGCTGGTGAACAGTGTGATTGCATCTGTTATCAGTAAGAGCAGGaatctctttcctctttcttttaaatatagGAGACCACTCATGGGTCCAGAGACTTGGTTGTTGGAAGACGGGATGTTCACAGATAGTGAACTAGAATGACTCTTCTACTATTTGCAGGAGTGCTGAAGGGTGTaactctctttctccctgtagGAGGTGGATGTTGAAGGAAGAGTGCGTCTGGTGATGGAGAGCGCCCTGACTGCCCGGGACAGGGTCGGGGTGCAGGACTTTGTCTTGCTGGAAAACTACAACAGTGAGGCAGCCTTCATAGAGAACCTGCGGCGACGCTTTGGAGAAAACCTCATCTACGTAATAAAGCCACCTGTCTTCACACAGTATGTTCCAAAACATTTCAGTGGGTGCGGTGACACATATTTGAACATGTTGTCTGTTCTGCTAATATTTTGGCACAGACGTATATTGGCTCAGTGCTGGTGTCAGTGAACCCTTACAAAGAGCTGGAGATTTACTCCAAGTCGCAGATGGAACGCTACAGGGGGGTCAGCTTCTACGAAATATCCCCTCACATGTGAGTCCTTCCTTGTCCtcagacatgtttttctttaccaAACTGCTCCGCTGTCAGTTGCCATCCCATTAATCACGTAGTACACTGAGAACTGTGAAACTCTCACCGTGATTATGAAAATTCTGTATGATTTAGCCCtacataaattaattataaaataaaatatttgatcaccatgttaaatgtttgtacACCCAGTGATTTAATATTAACTTGATCTGTAGCTGATGCTGCTCTTGCGTTTTCCCTTAGTTACGCTTTGTCAGACAATGCCTACCGGGCCATGCGGACTGAGAGGAAGGATCAGTGTATTCTCATATCGGGCGAGAGCGGAGCAGGTAAAACAGAAGCCTCTAAGAAGATCCTCCTCTACTACGCCGTCACCTGCCCCACCAATGATCACATGGCTGCCCTTGGAGACCGCCTACTCCAGTCCAACCCTGTTCTGGAGGTATTTAACCTTTGGCATTTTAAATTGAACCtccagtattacagttaaatacATAGCAAATTCAGACTTAATTATCTTTCTCAGCATATGGTACTATCTGAGTGATCTCTAAAATCTGAATAACCTTTATACATCTGTGTTTTGTAAATAGTCAATGTTCCCTCttgattgtttgattttattattctattgTTGCTCTTAATTTAACTTCCCCCctttaatttcctgtctctcctgCTTTGTTCAGGCATTTGGCAATGCCAAAACACTGAGGAATGACAACTCCagccggtttggaaaatacatGGATGTCCAGTTTGACTTCAGGGTGAACACTCCCTCCATTGTCATTCTTTATAGAAATAATGTGTTTACACCATACAGataacatcacatttagtttagttattcTATTGAGTACTAAACCTGCTTTTAAACATCTGCTGCTATCTTTTTCAATAGGGGGCACCAGTAGGCGGTCACATCCTAAACTACCTGCTGGAGAAGTCTCGTGTAGTGCATCAGAACCACGGCGAGAGGAACTTCCATATCTTCTATCAGCTTCTGGATGGAGGGGATGACGGCCTGCTTAACATGCTGGACCTTGAAAGAAACCCTCAGAGCTACCAGTATCTGGTCAAGGTGTGTGTGGTGCAGAAGTGAGATTGCACTGATGATTGCAATGACATGCAAACAGAAGTCCTTGCAATTATATTGACAGTTGTGGTGTAGCCTAACATTAAATTGTCCTTTTAGGGAAACTGTCCCAGAGTCAGCTCCATCAGTGACAAGAATAATTGGAAAGTTGTGATGAAAGCGTTGTCTGTTATTGGCTTCACTGAAGAAGAAGTGCAGGTCAGTACAATCACACCGCTGAATCATAGTTGCCTGAATGCAGCTGGCAACAcggatgttttgttttttcagtcacATTTTCTGCTTAACCTTTACCACATTAAAGtggaaacatttaaactgtAGTCATTGGAATAGATCCAAGATAGGCAATGTTTTGACAATTTGCATTATCCTGGGAATATTATTTTTagtcactgtttatttttacacttgCCAAACATCACATATCACATCATCAATCCAAAAAATACAATGTCTCTCTTCATGTTTGCATATTAATTATCATATTCTCAGTGACCCTTGTATTGACTTCCCAAATGTCAAACTGTGCATCTTTAAGATTGTTGTTAACTCTATTTCTTGTGTTTTACCTCAGAAACTGTTGAATATCATCGCCAGTGTTCTCCATCTGGGAAACACTCAGTTTGGGGAAGGGGAAGAAGGAGAAACTTATATCACCACGGAGACTCAGATAACAAATCTTGCAAAGGTCAGAACAGTCTCACTAGTATTACTGGATGTtcaaaaatgcacaaacactgagaaaaaaGGCAGCGCTGAGAACAGATGTGTTGTTTTGCAGTTGCTGGGTGTCGATGGCTCGACCCTCAGGGAGGCTCTCACTCACAAGAAACTCACCGCAAAGGGAGAAGAGGTGACGCGCTTTTTGTccttgttttgcatattttcactTGTTTGGTGTTTATCGAGTAACTTTATAATTTGTTTCATACTTTGTGCATTACAGATGATCAGCCCACTAAATTTTGAGCAGGCAGTGTCTGCCCGCGATGCCTTAGCCAAGGCTGTGTACGGTCGGACCTTCACTTGGTTGGTGGAGAAGATCAACCAATCACTTGCTCTTAAGGTGCCGTTTCCGTCTTGATAACATGTGAATGACAGTAGTGGAAATTCCATAATGTAGTTGTGATGTTCTACCATCTGATTTACAGTGCTTACTTTATGTGTTATGCAGGATGAAATCTACCACAGCAGCAAAGGCTCCTCAGTTATAGGTCTTCTAGATATCTATGGCTTTGAGGTACTGCAGACCAATAGGTACGAGTTAtattcatttccttctttctatcGTACCTAAATTTGCCTCTCAACACAGGCTGAAATCCAAAGTCTTTGTCAGCAGTAACTTCTATTGTCTCTATTATATATCCagtattcatttggagtcatttcTTTTGTACTTCTTCCTACAGTTTTGAGCAGTTTTGCATCAACTACTGCAATGAGAAGCTCCAACAACTGTTCATTGAGCTCACCCTCAGATCTGAACAGGAAGAGTATGAGACAGAGGGAATTGCAGTGAGTCCATCATCCAAACACATAACTTTGatactaatattaatattcCCACTCCAACACAACATTGTTCTGTGTACTTTCAGTGGGAGACAGTGGAGTACTTTGACAACAAGATCATTTGTGACCTGATTGAGGAGAAGCACAAAGGCATCATCTCCATTCTGGTGTGCACGAAAACCCctagtttatgtgtgtgtctctacatATGGTGTTATATTTCCCACTGTCATTATAGGTAAAGTTAAATAGTGTGGCTGTCTTTTAGGACGAAGAGTGTCTGAGACCTGGAGAGACTTGTGATGTCTCCTTTTTAGAGAAACTGGAGGATTCACTGGGCAGCCATGCCCATTTCGTCACGTAAGCaacattttatatcaaatattattttgatataCAGACTCTTCTAACTGCAACCTCTTATATCAGCGGGcctatgtactgtatgttactgtgCGTTTATGTATTTCAGTCACAAGTTGGCAAATGGAAAAACTCGCAGGGTAATGAGTAGAGAGGAGTTTAGACTTCTGCATTATGCTGGTGAGGTCAACTACAACGTCAATGGTAAGCTGTAATTTATCACTAGATCAACCCGTtgactatttttattcatgcattcattGCCTTGCAAGTGGTGACACTTATTACAGAGCACACTCCACAACCCACTAATGACAAATTGCACTGTTTATGTTTGTCTCTTTCAGGTTTCCTGGACAAGAACAACGATTTGCTGAACAGGAACCTGAAAGAGGTGAGCATTATGAAAATAGACATGGTCGAGCCCCACCACAACCTTTACAAACTTGTGTGTCACTTGCTATTGTTTGGTtgaagaggaaggggggggggaccCACTGTGTTGACATGTGGTTGTGTGGTTTCATCTCTGTTCAGGTCATGTGCCAGTCAGACAACCAGATCCTAAGTCACTGCTTCCACAGAGAGGAAGTGATAGACCAGAAACGCCCAGAGATGGtaacccttttttcccccttgctCAGCCATTTAGTAGCTGTGAGAGTGATGATAAAGGAACATGTGACTgacctgtttctctctccctctcttcctctctctgtcacaaACCAACACACAAACCAAAAGATAATTTcccacagtttgtttttttttcttctgtcatttAGGCTGCGACACAGTTTAAAAATAGCCTGATGAAACTGATGGAGATCCTCATGTCCAAAGAGCCATCCTATGTGCGCTGTATCAAGCCTAATGATGCCAAGCAGCCAGGTATGCTTATATATTACAGAATGTATTGTAAAATGAGTTTGATGCATATTACATTACTGTTATTCTCAAATAAGTTTCATAATTAATACTATGTACAAACAATGGGGAAAAAGAGTTAAAATGTATCAGTGGTCATGACATACTGTCCATCATATCAATATGAAAGAAATTgaggatgtttttgttttgcatcaaCAGCAAATTATCACGAGATTCAATCAGAAAACAGGGAGGTTGGTTGCTgattataaaaaacaacataaaatgagGCAAATTAGAAATAAAGGCAGGTTCCCAATAATTTATAcagtattaaataaatgaaatcaatgtCTCTTCCTTTGAGGTAAACAAAGGCCTCAGTCGCTATTTGAGAACATGCAGCGTGTGTTTGCCATAAGTGTATCATGGTCACCAGAGAATAAGATTTCTCCCTGCAGGTCGGTTTGATGAAGTTCTGGTTAGGCACCAGGTGAAGTATCTCGGCCTGATGGAAAACCTGAGGGTGAGGAGAGCTGGCTTTGCCTACAGACGCCGCTTTGAAGCCTTCCTACAGAGGTGACTTTCTCTTTGAGTGATTCACTGCCTCAGTATTTGTTAATTCGGTTTACTTTATGTTCTTTTTATCATTATACTTATGTATGTAGGTATAAGCCACTGTGTCCTGAGACATGGCCCAACTGGCATGGCAGACTCGTGGATGGTGTATCTACACTGGTCAACCACCTGGGCTACAAAGCAGAAGAGTACAAACTGGGCAGGTAAGAGAGGAGATTGAACGTGTGCACAAAAACAATCCATACTTCACTGCATTGTTTGAATTCCTCAAATGGCATATGACTTTGTGTCAATCACGTTTTTTGGTCCACTTTCTGTAGGTCAAAGATTTTTATCCGATTCCCGAAAACTCTCTTCACCACAGAAGATGCACTCGAAGCAAAAAAACCAGATATAGGTGAGAAACAGTAGTAAGGATTATAAAAATTGCTGacagctgaaatgaaaatagaatataatgacTCACATTCAAATATTAACAATGTGAAgtacatttgaaatgtttggtgtctaatatgtgtgtgaattgtAATATTTGTTTAGAGTTGTTAGAGAGGTGATGACTCAGCTTTTTCCAAGGTTGTAGTTTGTGAtgttgttgtattggattgcaatATATTGTGAGAATGTCACTCTTTAACACAATGAACATACTTTAAACACAAtccatttaaatattaaaaaaatgcacaacACAGCCTGATAATTCACAACATATCTAATCAGTGAATTACATCCCATGCTgtaaatataaatcaggtaTCCACAGCAGGAATTCtggaaaaatggaaaagcaCGTAACTACATTtactctcttttctttgttacGTTCCAGCTCTGACCCTGCAGACATCATGGAGAGGCTACAGGGAGAGAGCCAAATACCAACGCATCAGAAGTGCAGGTCGGTTCCACCGTCGACTCCCTTGCagctttcttccttcttcctcagaACAGTATCACCATGTcccaaaaaatgaaataaatgaatacatttttcaacAGATGATTCTACCCTACATGTACACTACACTATGATATACAGTGTACTTC
This Scomber scombrus chromosome 14, fScoSco1.1, whole genome shotgun sequence DNA region includes the following protein-coding sequences:
- the LOC133993788 gene encoding unconventional myosin-Ic-like, which translates into the protein MRYQGREVDVEGRVRLVMESALTARDRVGVQDFVLLENYNSEAAFIENLRRRFGENLIYTYIGSVLVSVNPYKELEIYSKSQMERYRGVSFYEISPHIYALSDNAYRAMRTERKDQCILISGESGAGKTEASKKILLYYAVTCPTNDHMAALGDRLLQSNPVLEAFGNAKTLRNDNSSRFGKYMDVQFDFRGAPVGGHILNYLLEKSRVVHQNHGERNFHIFYQLLDGGDDGLLNMLDLERNPQSYQYLVKGNCPRVSSISDKNNWKVVMKALSVIGFTEEEVQKLLNIIASVLHLGNTQFGEGEEGETYITTETQITNLAKLLGVDGSTLREALTHKKLTAKGEEMISPLNFEQAVSARDALAKAVYGRTFTWLVEKINQSLALKDEIYHSSKGSSVIGLLDIYGFEVLQTNSFEQFCINYCNEKLQQLFIELTLRSEQEEYETEGIAWETVEYFDNKIICDLIEEKHKGIISILDEECLRPGETCDVSFLEKLEDSLGSHAHFVTHKLANGKTRRVMSREEFRLLHYAGEVNYNVNGFLDKNNDLLNRNLKEVMCQSDNQILSHCFHREEVIDQKRPEMAATQFKNSLMKLMEILMSKEPSYVRCIKPNDAKQPGRFDEVLVRHQVKYLGLMENLRVRRAGFAYRRRFEAFLQRYKPLCPETWPNWHGRLVDGVSTLVNHLGYKAEEYKLGRSKIFIRFPKTLFTTEDALEAKKPDIALTLQTSWRGYRERAKYQRIRSAVIVIQSGWRGMKARRRAKRRRQAADLIRRFIKGFIYRHEEYCPENEYFLDHVRYSFLKNLCKNLPKSVLDKSWPTPPPSLVEASEHLRRLHMRNMVTKYCRRVQPEWKKQMLQKVEASEIFKDQKDSYPQSVGRLFLDSRLECEQINLKVVQTLGNEKVQYGVSVTKYDRRGFKPRPRQLLLTNTFAVLVDRTKIKQRMDYTSLRGISVSSLSDGMFVLHLPSEDNKQKGDAVLHCHHVIEVVTKLAMMANKTSYVNISPGSIRFAVARAKEGIIDFVRGSELKVAKGKRGHLLVTAPQINTT